Proteins encoded by one window of Glycine soja cultivar W05 chromosome 15, ASM419377v2, whole genome shotgun sequence:
- the LOC114386859 gene encoding beta-fructofuranosidase, cell wall isozyme-like yields MAVSPILLLLAIFSLIYGNGILPIEATHHVYRNLQTLSSDSSDQPYRTAYHFQPPKNWINDPNGPMRYKGLYHLFYQYNPKGAVWGNIVWAHSVSKDLVNWTPLDHAIYPSQPSDINGCWSGSATILPGGKPAILYTGIDPNNHQVQNLALPKNMSDPLLREWVKSPKNPLMAPTSANMINSSSFRDPTTAWLGKDGYWRVLIGSKIHTRGMAILYKSKNFVNWVQAKQPLHSAEGTGMWECPDFYPVLNNKPSSTIGLDTSVNGDNVRHVLKVSLDDKKHDHYLIGTYDIAKDIFTPDNGFEDSQTVLRYDYGKYYASKTIFEDGKNRRVLLGWVNESSSVSDDIKKGWAGIHTIPRAIWLHKSGKQLVQWPVVELESLRVNPVHWPTKVVKGGEMLQVTGVTAAQADVEISFDVNEFGKGEVLDQWVDPQILCSRKGAAVKGGLGPFGLLVFASRGLQEYTAVFFRIFRYQNKNLVLMCSDQSRSSLNKDNDMTTYGTFVDMDPLHEKLSLRTLIDHSVVESFGGEGRACITARVYPTIAINEKAQLYAFNNGTAAVKITRLSAWSMEKAKIN; encoded by the exons ATGGCCGTATCTccaattttgttgttgttggctaTCTTCTCTCTCATTTATGGCAATGGTATTCTTCCCATTGAAGCTACCCACCATGTTTACAGAAATCTTCAGACTCTATCTTCTGATTCCTCTGATCAACCTTATAGAACCGCTTACCATTTCCAACCTCCCAAAAATTGGATAAATG ACCCTAATG GACCAATGAGGTACAAAGGACTTTATCATCTCTTCTACCAATACAATCCAAAAGGTGCTGTTTGGGGTAATATTGTGTGGGCCCACTCAGTATCAAAGGATCTTGTGAATTGGACCCCTCTAGATCATGCCATCTACCCTTCTCAACCGTCTGATATCAACGGTTGTTGGTCAGGCTCAGCCACAATACTTCCTGGGGGCAAACCAGCCATTTTATACACAGGAATTGACCCTAATAATCACCAAGTTCAAAACTTAGCCCTACCCAAAAACATGTCTGACCCATTACTTAGGGAATGGGTTAAGTCACCCAAAAATCCACTAATGGCACCAACTAGTGCTAACATGATCAATTCAAGCTCATTTAGGGATCCTACCACTGCTTGGCTAGGCAAAGATGGGTACTGGAGGGTGCTGATTGGAAGCAAAATACACACTAGGGGTATGGCAATTTTGTACAAGAGCAAAAACTTTGTTAATTGGGTTCAAGCCAAACAACCCCTACATTCAGCTGAAGGCACTGGAATGTGGGAGTGCCCTGATTTCTATCCAGTGCTGAATAATAAACCATCATCAACTATTGGTCTTGACACATCTGTGAATGGTGATAATGTTAGGCATGTGCTTAAGGTTAGTTTGGATGATAAAAAACATGATCATTATTTGATTGGGACTTATGACATTGCCAAGGATATCTTCACTCCGGATAATGGATTTGAGGATAGTCAAACTGTCCTAAGATATGACTATGGAAAATATTATGCCTCAAAAACCATTTTTGAGGATGGAAAGAACAGAAGGGTCTTATTGGGTTGGGTTAATGAATCCTCAAGTGTTTCGGATGATATCAAGAAAGGATGGGCTGGAATCCAT ACTATTCCAAGGGCCATCTGGCTTCATAAATCTGGAAAACAGTTGGTGCAATGGCCGGTGGTGGAACTTGAAAGCTTACGTGTGAATCCTGTCCACTGGCCCACCAAAGTGGTCAAAGGTGGTGAAATGCTTCAAGTTACTGGTGTTACTGCGGCACAG GCTGACGTTGAAATTTCATTTGACGTGAATGAGTTTGGAAAGGGCGAAGTATTGGACCAATGGGTGGATCCCCAAATTCTGTGTAGTAGAAAGGGTGCAGCCGTAAAGGGTGGTTTGGGACCCTTTGGCTTGCTAGTTTTTGCTTCTCGTGGCTTGCAAGAGTACACGGCAGTATTCTTTAGAATATTCAgataccaaaataaaaatttggttCTCATGTGTAGCGACCAAAGCAG ATCCTCTTTGAATAAAGATAACGATATGACCACCTATGGGACTTTTGTGGACATGGACCCTCTTCATGAGAAGCTGTCACTAAGAACTTTG ATTGATCACTCAGTAGTGGAGAGTTTTGGAGGAGAGGGAAGGGCTTGCATCACAGCCAGAGTATATCCCACAATAGCAATTAATGAAAAGGCACAACTATATGCTTTCAATAATGGAACTGCCGCCGTCAAGATTACAAGATTGAGTGCTTGGAGCATGGAGAAGGCAAAAATAAACTGA
- the LOC114386369 gene encoding nucleosome assembly protein 1;4-like translates to MSDLGSDLPAAAAALSAEDRAGLVNALKDKLQLLAGQHVDILETLPPKVRQRVEILRDLQSQHDEVEAKFLEERSKLEAKYQKLYEPLYTKRYEIVNGVVEVEGVTNVAVPEEANKAAEDKGVPEFWLTAMKTNEALAEEITERDEGSLKYLKDIKWCRIDDPKGFKLEFYFDSNPYFKNSVLTKTYHMIEDDDPILEKAIGTEIEWHPGKCLTQKILKKKPSKGSKNAKPITKTEKCESFFNFFNPPQVPEDDDDIDDDAVEELENLMEHDYDIGSTIRDKIIPHAVSWFTGEAAQSDFEDIDEDDYEDEEGDDDDDEDEDEDGEDEEEKKGKSKSKSKLQSGGRAIPGKDQPMERPPECKQQ, encoded by the exons ATGTCCGATCTCGGCTCCGATCTTCCTGCTGCCGCCGCCG CTCTTAGTGCTGAGGATCGTGCTGGTCTCGTGAATGCACTCAAG GACAAGCTCCAGCTCCTCGCTGGGCAACATGTGGACATCCTGGAGACACTGCCACCCAAAGTCAGGCAACGCGTGGAAATTCTCAGAGATCTGCAG AGTCAACATGATGAGGTGGAGGCTAAATTTTTAGAGGAGCGATCAAAGCTGGAGGCTAAATACCAGAAGCTCTATGAACCGCTTTACACAAAA AGGTATGAGATTGTTAATGGTGTGGTAGAGGTTGAAGGAGTTACAAATGTTGCAGTACCAGAAGAAGCCAACAAAGCTGCAGAAG ACAAAGGAGTACCTGAGTTCTGGCTAACTGCAATGAAGACTAATGAAGCACTGGCTGAAGAG ATTACTGAACGTGATGAGGGGTCCCTAAAATATCTTAAAGATATCAAATGGTGTAGAATTGACGATCCTAAGGGCTTCAAGCTggagttttattttgattctaaTCCTTATTTCAAGAATTCCGTgctaacaaaaacatatcacatGATTGAAGATGATGACCCTATATTAGAGAAAGCAATAGG GACGGAGATTGAGTGGCATCCAGGAAAGTGTTTGACACAAAAGATTCTTAAGAAGAAGCCAAGTAAAGGATCAAAGAATGCTAAACCCatcacaaaaacagaaaaatgtgAAAGTTTCTTCAACTTTTTCAATCCTCCCCAGGTCCCtgaggatgatgatgatattgatgacGATGCT GTTGAAGAGCTCGAGAATTTGATGGAACATGATTATGACATTGG TTCTACAATCCGGGACAAAATTATTCCTCATGCCGTGTCATGGTTCACGGGGGAGGCTGCACAGAGTGATTTTGAGGATATAGATGAAGATGATTATGAAGATGAAGaaggtgatgatgatgatgatgaggatgAGGATGAGGATGGTGAGGATGAGGAGGAAAAGAAAGGGAAGAGCAAGAGTAAG TCTAAACTGCAGAGTGGTGGCAGGGCCATACCTGGTAAAGATCAGCCGATGGAGCGTCCTCCTGAATGCAAGCAGCAGTAG
- the LOC114388133 gene encoding disease resistance-like protein DSC1 codes for METSSSSQDPRIKYDVFISFRGTDVRCGFLSHLKKELRQKQVDAFVDDRLEGGDEISHSLDKAIEGSLISLVIFSKDYASSKWCLEEVVKIIECMHSNKQIVIPVFYNVDPSDVRHQKGTYGDAFAKHEKNKRNLAKVPNWRCALNIAANLSGFHSSKFVDEVELIEEIAKCLSSKLNLMYQSELTELVGIEERIADLESLLCLGSTIVGVRVIGIWGMGGIGKTTIAAAVYNRLYFEYEGCCFMANITEESEKHGMIYVKNKIISILLKENDLQIGTPNGVPPYVKRRLIRKKVLVVLDDINDSEQLENLVGALDWFGSGSRIIVTTRDKGVLGKKADIVYEAKALNSDEAIKLFMLNAFKQSCLEMEWIELSRRVIQYANGNPLALKVLGSFLYGKSQIEWESQLQKLKKMPHVKIQNVLRLTYDRLDREEKNIFLYIACFFKGYEVRRIIYLLDACGFSTIIGLRVLKDKALIIEAKGSGISIVSMHDLIQEMGWEIVREECIEDPGKRTRLWDPNDIHLVLKNNTGTKAIKSITFNVSKFDEVCLSPQIFERMQQLKFLNFTQHYGDEQILYLPKGLESLPNDLRLFHWVSYPLKSLPLSFCAENLVELKLPWSRVEKLWDGIQNLEHLKKIDLSYSKNLLELPDFSKASNLEEVELYSCKNLRNVHPSILSLKKLVRLNLFYCKALTSLRSDSHLRSLRDLFLGGCSRLKEFSVTSENMKDLILTSTAINELPSSIGSLRKLETLTLDHCKSLSNLPNKVANLRSLRRLHIYGCTQLDASNLHILVNGLKSLETLKLEECRNLFEIPDNINLLSSLRELLLKGTDIESVSASIKHLSKLEKLDLSDCRRLYSLPELPQSIKELYAINCSSLETVMFTLSAVEMLHAYKLHTTFQNCVKLDQHSLSAIGVNAYVNIKKVAYDQFSTIGTNSIKFLGGPVDFIYPGSEVPEWFVYRTTQASVTVDLSSSVPCSKIMGFIFCVIVDQFTSNDKNYIGCDCYMETGVGERVTRGHMDNWSSIHACEFFSDHVCLWYDEKCCLKNQECESESMEELMASYNPKISFEFFAKTGSIWEKRSDIIIKGCGVCPIYDTECDNFFKQMELELEITLQSMATKMSSKEATLSPKQESKKLIFPPHQIGTWKNATQGLKDILFL; via the exons ATGGAAACTTCTTCTAGTTCCCAAGATCCTCGAATCAAATATGATGTCTTCATCAGCTTTAGAGGCACAGACGTACGGTGTGGTTTTCTTAGCCATTTGAAGAAGGAACTGCGCCAGAAGCAAGTTGATGCCTTTGTTGATGACAGGCTTGAAGGAGGGGATGAGATATCACACTCACTTGACAAAGCCATTGAAGGATCACTTATTTCTTTGGTCATATTCTCCAAAGACTATGCTTCTTCAAAGTGGTGCTTGGAAGAGGTTGTGAAAATAATTGAGTGCATGCACAGTAATAAACAGATTGTGATTCCTGTTTTCTACAACGTAGATCCATCAGACGTACGGCACCAAAAAGGGACTTATGGAGATGCATTTGCTAAGcacgaaaaaaataaaagaaaccttGCAAAGGTGCCAAATTGGAGATGTGCTCTAAATATAGCTGCCAATCTTTCTGGATTTCATTCATCAAAATTTGT GGATGAAGTTGAGCTTATAGAAGAAATTGCCAAATGTTTGTCATCCAAGTTGAATCTTATGTACCAAAGTGAGTTAACAGAGCTTGTTGGAATTGAAGAACGGATTGCAGATTTGGAGTCACTATTGTGCCTAGGATCGACAATAGTAGGTGTTCGTGTCATTGGGATTTGGGGCATGGGTGGTATTGGAAAGACAACTATTGCAGCTGCAGTATATAACCGCctttattttgaatatgaagGGTGTTGCTTTATGGCAAACATAACAGAAGAATCAGAGAAGCATGGAATGATTTATGTGAAGAACAAAATTATCTCTATACTACTAAAGGAAAATGATCTACAGATTGGCACACCTAATGGAGTTCCCCCATATGTTAAGAGAAGGTTGATTCGTAAAAAGGTTCTCGTTGTTCTTGATGATATCAATGATTCAGAACAACTAGAAAATTTAGTTGGAGCACTTGATTGGTTTGGATCTGGTAGTAGAATCATTGTAACAACTAGAGATAAGGGTGTGCTTGGGAAAAAGGCTGATATTGTATATGAGGCTAAGGCATTAAACTCTGATGAAGCTATTAAACTTTTCATGTTGAATGCCTTCAAACAAAGTTGTCTTGAGATGGAGTGGATTGAGCTTTCGAGAAGGGTGATTCAGTATGCTAATGGAAACCCATTGGCCTTAAAAGTGTTGGGTTCTTTTCTTTATGGCAAGAGCCAAATAGAATGGGAAAGCCAATTACAGAAACTTAAGAAAATGCCTCATGTAAAAATTCAGAATGTATTGAGATTGACTTATGATAGACTTGATCGAGAAGAGAAGAACATATTTCTATATattgcatgtttttttaaaggataTGAAGTACGCCGAATAATATATCTGCTTGATGCTTGTGGTTTCTCTACAATTATTGGGTTAAGAGTCCTTAAAGACAAGGCCCTCATAATTGAAGCCAAGGGCTCTGGAATCTCAATTGTATCAATGCATGACTTGATACAAGAAATGGGCTGGGAGATTGTTCGAGAAGAATGCATCGAAGACCCTGGAAAACGAACTAGGTTATGGGATCCTAATGACATTCATCTAGTGTTGAAAAATAACACG GGAACTAAAGCCATCAAAAGCATAACTTTTAACGTCTCAAAATTTGATGAGGTGTGCTTAAGTCCTCAAATCTTTGAAAGGATGCAACAgttaaaatttcttaattttaccCAACATTATGGCGATGAGCAAATCCTGTATCTTCCCAAAGGCCTTGAATCTTTGCCTAATGACCTAAGACTTTTTCATTGGGTTAGTTATCCTTTGAAATCCTTGCCTCTATCATTTTGTGCTGAAAATCTCGTTGAGCTCAAATTGCCTTGGAGCCGAGTGGAAAAACTTTGGGATGGAATCCAG AATCTTGaacatttaaagaaaattgaccTGAGTTATTCCAAAAATCTGCTAGAGCTCCCAGATTTTTCAAAGGCCTCAAATCTTGAAGAGGTGGAACTCTATAGTTGCAAAAACTTGCGTAATGTTCATCCATCTATTTTATCTCTCAAAAAGCTTGTACGGTTGAATCTCTTCTACTGCAAAGCGCTTACCAGTCTTAGAAGTGATTCCCATTTAAGATCTCTACGTGACCTCTTCCTGGGTGGTTGCTCAAGACTCAAGGAGTTTTCAGTGACTTCAGAGAATATGAAAGACTTAATTTTAACTTCAACTGCTATCAACGAGTTGCCCTCATCGATTGGGAGTCTAAGAAAACTAGAAACACTGACCCTTGATCACTGCAAAAGCCTAAGCAATCTTCCAAACAAGGTTGCCAACCTAAGATCACTTCGACGTCTTCATATTTATGGCTGCACACAACTTGATGCATCAAATCTTCATATCCTAGTTAATGGTTTAAAGTCTTTGGAAACATTGAAGTTGGAAGAATGCCGTAACTTGTTTGAAATTCCAGACAACATCAACCTCCTATCATCATTGCGTGAGTTGTTACTAAAAGGAACAGATATTGAGAGTGTTTCTGCAAGCATCAAGCATCTTTCAAAGCTGGAAAAGCTTGACTTGAGTGATTGCAGAAGGCTTTATTCTCTGCCAGAGCTTCCACAGTCCATAAAAGAGCTATATGCCATTAACTGTTCATCCTTGGAGACTGTAATGTTCACTTTGAGTGCTGTTGAAATGCTACATGCATACAAGTTACACACGACATTccaaaattgtgtaaaattGGATCAACATTCACTCAGTGCTATTGGAGTAAATGCTTATGTGAACATAAAGAAAGTGGCATATGATCAATTTTCAACAATTGGAACCAACTCAATCAAGTTTCTTGGTGGTCCAGTTGATTTTATCTACCCTGGAAGTGAGGTTCCAGAGTGGTTCGTGTATAGGACTACACAGGCTTCAGTAACTGTTGATCTCTCTTCTTCTGTTCCATGTTCCAAGATCATGGGTTTCATCTTTTGTGTTATTGTTGATCAGTTCACTTCAAACGACAAGAACTATATTGGATGTGACTGTTACATGGAAACCGGTGTTGGTGAAAGGGTCACACGTGGGCACATGGATAATTGGTCTAGCATACATGCCTGTGAATTTTTCTCCGACCATGTGTGTCTGTGGTATGATGAAAAATGCTGTCTGAAAAACCAAGAATGTGAAAGTGAAAGCATGGAAGAACTTATGGCAAGTTATAATCCAAAGATTTCATTTGAATTCTTTGCTAAAACTGGAAGTATTTGGGAAAAGCGGAGCGATATTATAATTAAAGGGTGCGGAGTGTGTCCAATATATGACACAGAATGTGACAATTTCTTTAAACAGATGGAATTGGAGTTGGAAATCACATTGCAATCCATGGCAACTAAAATGTCAAGTAAGGAAGCAACACTATCTCCAAAACAGGAATCTAAGAAACTGATCTTTCCACCCCATCAAATTGGAACTTGGAAGAATGCAACACAAGGGTTGAAAGATATACTGTTCCTGTGA
- the LOC114388134 gene encoding uncharacterized protein F23B12.7: MEVEVHGEDGSKFALGRDQKTVFGRGCGFSTHDRTVSRRHVSFELDHSHSEDANARVSFQVMGKNPFWVYDGEALRLFRKFDKGHLQLGHRFCFSPNTPLWFTLTNIQPLPQLNLDEIHVSEIDPVKEFGFLVMGHEFDHYPKGMIRNAKNWDWFLEERRKDSEDEEDVEKQRRKMRGKRKMGKVNEDDEWTGESEDDKGLVANMRKGKLPRYSTRSKDSKGGIKDTKASKNSKQKKATSGDETGEEEDDDDDDETLGGFIVADEGDDKEEENDDEEEEEFEDDDDELDD; encoded by the exons ATGGAGGTGGAAGTTCATGGTGAAGATGGTTCCAAATTCGCACTGGGAAGGGATCAGAAAACAGTGTTTGGACGAGGCTGCGGATTCAGCACCCACGACCGCACAGTGTCTCGTCGCCACGTGTCCTTCGAACTCGACCATTCACACTCAGAGGATGCTAATGCTAGGGTTTCTTTCCAAGTCATGGGGAAGAACCCCTTTTGGGTGTACGACGGAGAAGCGCTTCGGCTCTTCAGAAAGTTCGACAAGGGTCACCTGCAACTCGGACACCGTTTCTgcttctctcccaacacacccCTCTGGTTCACTCTTACTAATATTCAGCCTCTGCCTCAACTTAACCTTGATGAAATTCACGTTTCGGAAATCGATCCCGTTAAAG AGTTTGGTTTTCTTGTGATGGGGCATGAGTTTGACCACTATCCCAAGGGGATGATCCGGAATGCAAAGAATTGGGACTGGTTCCTTGAGGAACGTAGGAAGGATAGTGaggatgaggaagatgttgaGAAGCAGAGGAGGAAAATGAGGGGAAAGCGAAAAATGGGCAAGGTTAATGAAGATGATGAGTGGACCGGTGAAAGTGAAGATGATAAGGGCCTTGTTGCCAATATGCGGAAAGGTAAGCTGCCCAGGTACTCCACAAGGTCAAAAGACAGTAAAGGAGGTATCAAAGATACCAAAGCTAGTAAAAATTCTAAACAAAAGAAAGCGACTAGTGGTGATGAAActggtgaagaagaagatgatgatgatgatgatgagacaCTGGGAGGCTTCATTGTTGCTGATGAAGGTGATGATAAGGAAGAGGaaaatgatgatgaagaagaggaagagtttgaagatgatgatgatgaattgGATGATTAA
- the LOC114385786 gene encoding heterogeneous nuclear ribonucleoprotein A3-like, with translation MDGYGGNSSRNRNHGKRGGQYTDSEMSGAFGHFDGNFEGSAATVYGGYGFGYGGPMYCFGGYGLNSYGNPGGYGGGISSYEDSGGYDSGKVAKKDDGPTYNHPYWK, from the coding sequence ATGGATGGATATGGTGGGAATAGTTCCAGAAATCGTAATCATGGAAAAAGAGGTGGACAGTATACAGATTCTGAAATGAGCGGAGCATTTGGTCATTTTGATGGGAACTTTGAGGGAAGTGCTGCCACTGTTTATGGTGGCTATGGATTTGGATATGGTGGGCCAATGTATTGCTTTGGTGGTTATGGACTCAATTCTTATGGTAATCCTGGGGGTTATGGTGGCGGCATTTCTTCCTATGAAGATAGTGGTGGCTATGACAGCGGCAAAGTGGCTAAGAAGGATGATGGTCCTACGTACAACCATCCTTACTGGAAGTGA
- the LOC114386432 gene encoding ethylene-responsive transcription factor ERF024-like, whose product MRSSNGASSSRASNANTGRHPVYRGVRRRSSGKWVSEIREPKKPNRIWLGTFATPEMAAIAYDVAALALKGKDAELNFPNSASSLPVPASSAARDIQMAAASAAAAVGAANDALEGSRGGNASVSLTEEFSGGNLNHFVDEDLIFDMPNILVNMAEGMLLSPPRFDNFAATDYEYMDEDPNLWGFPNY is encoded by the coding sequence ATGCGTTCCAGCAACGGTGCATCAAGCAGCAGAGCCTCCAATGCTAACACAGGGCGCCACCCTGTGTACCGTGGAGTGAGGCGTAGGAGTAGTGGCAAATGGGTTTCTGAAATCCGAGAACCCAAAAAACCTAACAGGATTTGGTTAGGGACATTTGCCACCCCTGAAATGGCTGCTATTGCCTATGACGTGGCAGCGCTTGCTCTTAAGGGTAAGGATGCTGAACTCAACTTCCCTAACTCGGCTTCCTCCCTCCCCGTCCCCGCATCATCCGCTGCTCGCGACATTCAGATGGCTGCGGCTAGCGCCGCAGCCGCTGTCGGAGCTGCGAATGATGCACTTGAAGGAAGCCGAGGAGGGAATGCTTCGGTTTCATTGACGGAAGAGTTTTCAGGGGGAAATTTGAACCACTTTGTGGATGAGGACTTGATCTTTGACATGCCGAATATTCTGGTCAATATGGCTGAAGGAATGCTACTGAGTCCTCCTCGTTTTGATAATTTTGCTGCTACCGACTATGAATACATGGATGAAGATCCTAACCTCTGGGGGTTTCCTAATTACTAG